The Alphaproteobacteria bacterium genome has a segment encoding these proteins:
- a CDS encoding UGSC family (seleno)protein: MIPRGYLMRDPTAETAAVQRERLAPPEDLSAATIGLLSISKERSAEFLNYVEQRLTGQGLNVLRFEKPTHTKPAPESVIQEIVERCDVVVEGLADUGSCTSCSLHDLQTLDRRGIPGCAVASEAFHEAAAAQMKALGFAAGLAWVPHPIQNRTPDELSRIADETIDSILALIRR; the protein is encoded by the coding sequence ATGATTCCAAGAGGATACCTGATGCGCGACCCGACGGCGGAAACCGCCGCGGTCCAGCGCGAAAGACTGGCGCCGCCCGAAGACCTTTCAGCGGCCACGATCGGGCTGCTGAGCATTTCCAAGGAACGCAGCGCCGAATTCCTGAACTATGTCGAGCAGCGGCTGACCGGACAGGGGCTGAACGTCCTGCGTTTCGAGAAACCGACCCATACGAAACCGGCGCCGGAATCGGTAATCCAGGAAATCGTCGAACGCTGCGATGTGGTCGTCGAAGGACTGGCGGATTGAGGTTCCTGTACGTCGTGCAGTCTGCATGACCTTCAGACACTCGACCGCCGTGGTATTCCGGGCTGCGCCGTGGCTTCGGAAGCGTTTCATGAAGCCGCGGCCGCGCAGATGAAGGCGCTTGGATTCGCCGCCGGGCTGGCATGGGTGCCGCATCCGATCCAGAACCGGACACCGGATGAATTGTCCCGCATCGCCGATGAAACGATTGACAGCATCCTGGCGCTGATCCGGCGGTAG
- a CDS encoding DUF87 domain-containing protein: protein MEDQDIRIGHVISVSGATISGVIAADQDSAVVQFGALVKIPAADAEVFGLIDNLRTQLVVGDGGQTVRRLFDVELLGETVNGSRFERGVSVYPSLEASITLANGDDLGRVYARPGVETIRVGTIHQDRNLPAYAMTDKLLGHHFAILGTTGSGKSCAAALILRTILTDHPFGHVIFLDPHNEYAHCFGDIAEQINLASLRLPYWLLNFEESVAVLVSREGTYRDSEIAILKSAMLEAKRAYGLKHGAIEHITVDTPVPYHLGTLNRCIEDQMSKLDRPDIAIPYLRLQARIQALKDDTRFSFMFSGLDVRDNMTDILSRILRIPVNGRPMTILDLSGVPSEIIDVVVSMLCRTVFDFALWNTGGKAVPVLLVCEEAHRYVAADDSGFGPTKKVMSRIAKEGRKYGVSLCLVTQRPSELSLDILSQCNTLFVLRMSNGPDQEFVRHAVPESGLGLMNALPALRMQEAVVVGEGVTIPMRIRFDDLEPEHQPRSGVASFSESWREPDDKAHFIADTVQRWRHQAT from the coding sequence ATGGAAGACCAGGATATTCGGATCGGCCACGTCATTTCGGTTTCCGGCGCAACGATATCGGGCGTCATCGCGGCCGATCAGGACAGCGCCGTCGTGCAGTTCGGCGCGCTGGTCAAGATTCCAGCCGCCGACGCCGAAGTCTTCGGATTGATCGACAATTTGCGCACACAACTGGTCGTCGGCGACGGCGGCCAGACCGTTCGCCGGCTTTTCGATGTCGAACTGCTGGGCGAAACCGTCAACGGCAGCCGGTTTGAACGCGGCGTTTCCGTGTATCCGTCGCTGGAGGCGTCGATCACCCTGGCGAACGGCGACGATCTGGGCAGGGTCTATGCACGCCCCGGGGTCGAGACCATTCGCGTCGGCACGATCCACCAGGACCGTAACCTGCCGGCCTACGCCATGACGGACAAGCTGCTGGGCCATCACTTCGCGATCCTGGGAACGACCGGATCGGGAAAATCCTGCGCCGCGGCGCTGATCCTGCGCACGATCCTGACCGACCATCCCTTCGGCCATGTCATCTTTCTGGATCCGCACAACGAATACGCCCACTGCTTCGGCGACATCGCGGAACAGATCAACCTGGCGTCGCTGCGGCTGCCTTACTGGCTGCTGAATTTCGAGGAGAGCGTCGCCGTCCTGGTCAGCCGGGAAGGCACCTACCGGGACAGCGAGATCGCCATCCTGAAATCGGCAATGCTGGAAGCCAAGCGCGCCTACGGGCTGAAACACGGCGCCATCGAGCATATCACCGTCGATACGCCCGTACCCTATCATCTCGGGACGCTGAACCGCTGTATTGAAGACCAGATGTCGAAACTCGACCGGCCGGATATCGCGATCCCCTATCTGCGGCTGCAGGCGCGTATCCAGGCGCTGAAGGACGATACGCGGTTTTCCTTCATGTTCTCCGGGCTCGACGTGCGGGACAACATGACCGATATCCTGTCCCGGATCCTGCGCATTCCCGTGAACGGCAGGCCGATGACCATCCTGGATCTGTCCGGGGTGCCGTCGGAAATCATCGACGTGGTGGTGTCGATGCTGTGCCGGACCGTCTTCGATTTTGCGCTTTGGAATACCGGCGGGAAGGCCGTGCCGGTTCTGCTGGTCTGCGAGGAGGCGCACCGCTATGTCGCAGCGGATGACAGCGGGTTCGGGCCGACCAAGAAGGTCATGAGCCGGATCGCCAAGGAAGGCCGCAAATACGGCGTGTCCCTGTGCCTTGTCACGCAGCGCCCGTCGGAACTGTCGCTGGACATCCTGTCGCAGTGCAACACGCTATTCGTGCTGCGGATGAGCAACGGGCCTGACCAGGAATTCGTCCGCCACGCGGTGCCTGAAAGCGGGCTCGGGCTGATGAACGCGCTGCCGGCGCTGCGGATGCAGGAAGCTGTCGTCGTCGGCGAAGGGGTGACGATCCCCATGCGGATCCGCTTCGACGACCTGGAGCCGGAGCACCAGCCGCGCAGCGGCGTCGCCTCCTTCTCCGAAAGCTGGCGCGAACCGGACGACAAGGCGCATTTCATTGCCGACACGGTCCAGCGCTGGCGCCATCAGGCGACCTGA
- a CDS encoding MFS transporter codes for MPLFILAGSHGSLHWALAIFYVVLPFIKEELGLSYTETGLLASIVHGSAFIANIPSGIIVDITGRRRACQIVATALAAVGLMGVGWSTSYWMVAGFVSVVAMMNTLWHPAAISYLSESYAARRGLALSFHTVGASIGDAAAPVAAGLFIAIFGWNGATMAGAAVPLVAAVLLFFLFVSPEQTPARKKSSAGGTKMYLSGMRQLVSDAQVWKVLIMSGFRGTSQAGLRTFLPLYFVAAFMDDPFWLGVIIMVLQVGGAVTTPLAGALSDRIGRKPILMIGFVGSCAVIFALPSIESLWLLIVAVALAGCFIFSVRPVIQSWALDMTPPQLGGSMVSMQFGTQSAFAMTVPLTGGLIADAWGIEYVFYALGAAIVMACGIAATIREKPVVAT; via the coding sequence ATGCCGCTTTTCATTCTGGCAGGATCGCATGGATCCCTGCACTGGGCGCTGGCGATATTTTACGTGGTGCTGCCCTTCATCAAGGAAGAGCTCGGCCTCAGCTATACCGAAACGGGCCTGCTGGCATCGATCGTTCACGGCAGCGCCTTCATCGCCAATATTCCCAGCGGGATAATCGTCGACATCACGGGCCGGCGCCGGGCCTGCCAGATCGTTGCCACCGCCCTGGCCGCGGTCGGCCTGATGGGGGTCGGCTGGTCGACAAGCTACTGGATGGTTGCCGGGTTCGTATCTGTCGTCGCGATGATGAATACGCTGTGGCATCCTGCGGCGATATCCTACCTGTCCGAAAGTTATGCGGCGCGGCGCGGACTGGCGCTTTCGTTCCACACCGTCGGCGCCAGCATCGGCGACGCTGCCGCCCCGGTGGCGGCGGGCCTGTTCATTGCGATTTTCGGCTGGAACGGCGCGACGATGGCAGGGGCCGCCGTCCCGCTGGTCGCCGCCGTCCTGCTGTTTTTTCTCTTCGTTTCGCCGGAACAGACCCCCGCCCGGAAGAAATCGTCAGCCGGCGGCACGAAGATGTATCTTTCCGGCATGCGTCAGCTTGTCAGCGATGCCCAGGTCTGGAAGGTCCTCATCATGTCCGGTTTCCGCGGCACCAGCCAGGCCGGCCTGCGGACATTCCTGCCGCTGTATTTTGTCGCGGCGTTCATGGATGATCCGTTCTGGCTTGGCGTCATCATCATGGTGCTGCAGGTTGGCGGCGCGGTAACGACACCGCTTGCCGGCGCCCTGTCCGACCGGATCGGCCGAAAACCCATCCTGATGATCGGCTTCGTCGGTTCCTGCGCGGTTATCTTCGCCCTGCCATCAATCGAATCGCTCTGGCTGCTGATCGTGGCCGTGGCCCTGGCCGGCTGCTTCATCTTTTCGGTACGCCCGGTCATCCAGAGCTGGGCGCTGGACATGACGCCGCCGCAGCTGGGCGGATCGATGGTCAGCATGCAGTTCGGTACGCAATCGGCCTTCGCCATGACCGTTCCCCTCACCGGCGGGCTGATTGCCGATGCCTGGGGAATCGAATACGTCTTCTATGCGCTGGGCGCCGCCATCGTCATGGCTTGCGGAATCGCCGCCACGATCCGGGAAAAGCCTGTCGTTGCGACCTGA
- a CDS encoding metalloregulator ArsR/SmtB family transcription factor: MLDNAQSVASFLKAMANENRLLILYHLVDGEKSVTELELLLGIRQPTLSQQLARLRADGLVATRRAAKLIYYSLASDDAYRVIRLLDSRFGSAPGGDLPKLAHRELVVAE, encoded by the coding sequence ATGCTCGATAATGCCCAAAGCGTAGCGTCCTTCCTCAAGGCGATGGCCAATGAGAACCGGCTCCTGATCCTGTATCATCTTGTCGATGGGGAAAAGTCCGTTACGGAGCTCGAACTGCTGCTGGGTATCCGGCAGCCGACGCTTTCCCAGCAGCTGGCCCGCCTGCGCGCGGACGGACTGGTTGCCACGCGGCGCGCGGCGAAACTGATCTATTATTCGCTTGCCAGTGACGATGCCTACCGGGTTATCCGGCTACTGGACAGCCGCTTCGGAAGCGCGCCCGGCGGCGACCTGCCGAAACTGGCGCACCGCGAACTTGTTGTCGCCGAATAG
- a CDS encoding universal stress protein gives MNGSDVAPETSNGPDERIFLVVVDDSDEMKVALHFACRRARNTGGRVALLYVQEPADFQHWMVVEEIMREERREAAEELLQELSSEVHEWSGKMPIFFIREGDRPDALVKLLDEEPTISIVVLAAGTGRSGPGPIIEHIVSKGVGQIRVPITIVPGSLGDEQIIAIT, from the coding sequence ATGAACGGATCGGACGTAGCGCCGGAAACCAGCAACGGGCCGGACGAACGGATCTTTCTCGTCGTTGTCGACGACAGTGACGAAATGAAGGTCGCGCTGCATTTCGCGTGCCGGCGGGCCCGCAACACCGGGGGCCGCGTCGCGCTGCTGTATGTTCAGGAACCGGCCGATTTCCAGCACTGGATGGTGGTCGAGGAAATCATGCGCGAGGAACGGCGCGAGGCCGCGGAGGAACTGCTGCAGGAACTGTCGTCCGAGGTCCACGAATGGTCCGGCAAGATGCCGATATTCTTCATCCGGGAAGGCGATCGCCCTGATGCCCTGGTCAAGCTGCTGGACGAGGAACCGACCATTTCGATCGTTGTCCTCGCGGCGGGCACCGGACGCAGCGGTCCCGGGCCGATCATCGAGCACATTGTCAGCAAGGGCGTCGGACAGATCAGGGTGCCGATCACCATCGTTCCCGGTTCGCTGGGCGACGAACAGATCATCGCGATTACCTGA
- a CDS encoding NifU family protein: MFIQTEQTPNPATLKFLPGRTVLESGTADFSSKEKAAGRSPLAESLFGVEGVAAVFFGNDFITITQEPDNDWYVMKPAILGVIMEHFTTGAPVMTEAAPTTGASTAADDDNEIVKQIKELIDTRVRPAVAMDGGDIIFHGFEDGIVYLQMQGACAGCPSSTATLKMGIENMLRHYIPEVVEVRPAM, encoded by the coding sequence TTGTTCATACAGACGGAACAGACACCGAACCCGGCAACGCTGAAGTTCCTGCCCGGCCGAACGGTGCTCGAGTCGGGAACCGCGGATTTTTCCAGCAAGGAGAAAGCGGCCGGGCGTTCGCCGCTGGCGGAAAGCCTTTTCGGGGTCGAAGGCGTTGCCGCCGTGTTTTTCGGCAATGACTTCATCACCATCACCCAGGAGCCGGATAATGACTGGTATGTCATGAAACCGGCGATCCTCGGCGTGATCATGGAACATTTCACGACCGGCGCGCCGGTCATGACCGAAGCGGCGCCGACGACCGGTGCCAGCACGGCAGCGGATGACGACAATGAAATCGTCAAGCAGATCAAGGAACTGATCGATACGCGTGTACGGCCGGCCGTTGCGATGGATGGCGGGGATATCATTTTTCACGGTTTCGAGGACGGCATCGTCTACCTGCAGATGCAGGGCGCCTGTGCCGGATGCCCAAGTTCGACGGCGACGCTGAAAATGGGCATCGAGAACATGTTGCGACATTACATTCCGGAAGTCGTCGAAGTACGACCCGCAATGTAA
- a CDS encoding glucosaminidase domain-containing protein, giving the protein MNRLERIAPVTACRVVPLRRERGAGSIAVIALAATVGVMSMTYDLMDEWRVMDRDEAARSSAAPPTVHSRQPSSLDKPDDVQVLANAPNMGFKASVARVKDVFSTVGYNLDAVRKGEIEVPRIQHASFPHDLKEVTHTPERKALFLRFILPYVLEANNEVRQQRHRLERLRDELDNGLNIDPVDAAWLDQMFQDYKIRNGDIQLLLRRVDIVPPSLALAQSAIESGWGTSRFALEGNAAFGQWTTANYKGIVPKERKAGADHKIRSFNDLKESVNSYLRNLNTHRAYVEFRILRAEQRARNAPINSAVLATTLSRYSEKGSEYVKLLRQIIAGNKLRTLDNARLGENVVALRPDA; this is encoded by the coding sequence ATGAACAGGTTGGAACGGATCGCGCCAGTTACGGCGTGCCGGGTTGTTCCTTTGCGCCGCGAACGCGGCGCCGGATCGATTGCGGTAATCGCCCTTGCGGCTACGGTCGGCGTCATGTCGATGACGTATGACCTGATGGACGAATGGCGCGTGATGGACCGCGATGAAGCAGCCCGATCGTCAGCGGCCCCACCGACGGTGCATTCACGCCAACCGTCGTCGCTCGACAAACCCGATGACGTCCAGGTGCTCGCCAATGCACCGAACATGGGATTCAAGGCCTCTGTGGCGCGCGTCAAGGATGTCTTTTCCACCGTCGGTTACAATCTTGATGCCGTGCGGAAGGGCGAAATCGAAGTCCCGCGGATCCAGCATGCATCGTTTCCGCATGACCTGAAGGAAGTGACGCATACGCCGGAACGGAAGGCGCTGTTCCTGCGGTTTATCCTGCCCTATGTGCTGGAAGCCAACAACGAGGTGCGCCAGCAGCGCCACCGGCTGGAACGGTTGCGCGACGAGCTCGACAATGGCCTCAATATCGACCCGGTGGATGCGGCATGGCTGGATCAGATGTTCCAGGACTACAAGATCAGGAACGGCGACATCCAGCTCCTGCTGCGCCGGGTGGATATTGTACCGCCTTCCCTGGCCCTCGCGCAGTCGGCGATTGAAAGCGGCTGGGGCACATCGCGCTTCGCGCTGGAAGGCAACGCGGCTTTCGGCCAGTGGACAACAGCGAATTACAAGGGGATCGTGCCGAAGGAGCGCAAGGCCGGCGCGGACCATAAAATCCGGTCTTTCAATGATTTGAAGGAATCCGTCAATTCCTATCTGCGCAACCTCAATACACATCGCGCCTATGTCGAATTCCGGATACTGCGGGCCGAACAGCGCGCAAGGAATGCGCCGATCAACAGCGCCGTGCTTGCCACAACCCTATCCCGTTATTCAGAAAAGGGGTCGGAATACGTGAAGCTGCTGCGGCAGATTATTGCCGGCAACAAGCTGCGTACGCTCGACAATGCGCGCCTCGGCGAAAATGTGGTGGCGCTGCGGCCGGACGCCTGA
- a CDS encoding polysaccharide deacetylase family protein: MGMFSRTRKTCARFRRRARLLFPAILLLVSGVSEAAAPDGAVVLMYHRFGESDYPASSVTLAQFDAHLALLTSGPYNVLPVSDIVAAMQAGTPLPDRTIGITIDDAYLSVFEQAWPRLRKAGLPFTVFVATQTVDRGDAPYMNWDQVREMKATGVTIGAHTDAHLHMPRTDKARIERALKRAAARFRAELGQVPALFAYPYGEASSAVRDIVIKQGFTAAFGQHSGASYRLGDRYFLPRFPLNEQFGDMAQFRQRIDALALPAIEITPADPFVGANPPAFGFTVDAPVAGLDRLACYHPEFDAVSIERLGRSRFEVRFPGPFQPGRSRLNCTVPGPDNRYRWFGWQFYVGKGR, encoded by the coding sequence ATGGGCATGTTTAGCCGCACGCGTAAGACCTGCGCAAGGTTCAGACGCCGTGCGCGACTGCTGTTCCCTGCGATCCTGCTTCTGGTATCGGGCGTATCCGAAGCCGCCGCGCCGGATGGCGCCGTCGTTCTCATGTATCACCGGTTCGGGGAAAGCGACTATCCTGCCAGCAGCGTGACCCTGGCGCAGTTTGACGCGCATCTGGCGCTGCTGACAAGCGGACCGTACAACGTACTGCCCGTTTCGGACATTGTTGCGGCCATGCAGGCCGGCACGCCGCTGCCGGATCGGACCATCGGAATAACGATCGACGATGCATACCTTTCCGTCTTTGAACAGGCCTGGCCGCGCCTGCGCAAGGCCGGCCTGCCATTCACGGTCTTCGTGGCGACGCAGACAGTCGACCGGGGCGACGCACCGTATATGAACTGGGACCAGGTCCGGGAAATGAAGGCGACCGGAGTTACCATCGGCGCCCATACCGACGCCCATCTGCACATGCCGCGAACCGACAAGGCGAGAATCGAACGCGCCCTGAAACGCGCTGCGGCGCGGTTCAGGGCGGAACTGGGCCAGGTACCGGCACTGTTTGCCTATCCCTATGGCGAGGCCAGCAGCGCCGTGCGCGACATTGTCATCAAACAGGGGTTTACCGCGGCCTTCGGCCAGCATTCCGGTGCCAGCTACCGGCTGGGTGACCGTTATTTCCTGCCCCGCTTTCCATTGAACGAACAGTTTGGCGACATGGCGCAGTTTCGCCAGCGGATAGACGCCCTGGCGCTGCCCGCAATTGAAATCACGCCGGCGGATCCGTTTGTGGGCGCAAATCCGCCCGCTTTCGGCTTTACCGTGGATGCGCCGGTCGCGGGGCTGGACAGGCTGGCATGCTACCATCCCGAATTCGACGCCGTCAGCATCGAGCGGCTGGGCCGGAGCCGTTTCGAAGTCCGGTTTCCGGGGCCGTTCCAACCGGGGCGGTCGCGGCTGAACTGTACCGTTCCCGGCCCGGACAACCGCTATCGCTGGTTCGGCTGGCAGTTCTATGTCGGCAAGGGCAGGTAA
- a CDS encoding malonic semialdehyde reductase codes for MTAMMKRPVLDEASCNLIFREARSHNGWLDRPVDDSLLRAAFDLAKMAPTSANCSPMRILFLKSAESREKLKPALLGGNIPKTMSAPVTAILGNDHAFYDHLPKLFPHEDARPWFTGNQALIDMTAMRNGSLQGGYFILACRAVGLDCGPISGFDNAMVDDLFFQGTQIRSNFICNLGYGDPAALFPRSPRFEFEEVCTLL; via the coding sequence ATGACAGCAATGATGAAGCGGCCCGTTCTCGACGAAGCGTCCTGCAATCTGATCTTCCGCGAGGCGCGCAGCCATAACGGCTGGCTGGACCGGCCCGTGGACGATTCGCTGCTGCGCGCGGCATTCGATCTGGCAAAGATGGCGCCGACCAGCGCGAATTGTTCGCCCATGCGGATCCTCTTCCTGAAATCGGCGGAATCCCGGGAAAAACTGAAACCAGCCCTGCTGGGCGGGAATATTCCGAAAACCATGTCGGCGCCTGTCACCGCCATCCTCGGCAACGACCACGCCTTTTATGACCATTTGCCCAAACTGTTCCCGCATGAAGACGCGCGTCCGTGGTTTACCGGAAACCAGGCGCTCATCGACATGACGGCGATGCGCAACGGTTCGCTCCAGGGCGGGTATTTCATTCTGGCATGCCGCGCCGTCGGGCTCGATTGCGGGCCGATTTCCGGCTTCGACAATGCCATGGTGGACGACCTGTTTTTTCAGGGCACGCAGATCCGGTCCAATTTCATCTGCAACCTGGGCTATGGCGACCCAGCGGCGCTGTTCCCGCGCAGTCCCCGCTTCGAATTCGAAGAGGTCTGCACACTGCTGTGA
- the tsaB gene encoding tRNA (adenosine(37)-N6)-threonylcarbamoyltransferase complex dimerization subunit type 1 TsaB, translating to MTLSVTVLAIDSATDACSAALWRNGALAAHAFTRRRHGHAEILLPMIRDVMEQARQAFATLDLIATTVGPGSFTGLRIGLSSARALALAAGKPIIGLTTLEVVAAAQPATGDPLLVAIDSRREDIFVQLFSSDLSPLCPPAAMLAADIKSILPAGAIAIAGNAADAVRRAVPSRDLRPAGGPALPDAGILARCAASRFPGLSGDEPAPGPLYLRPPDAMLPTRAGL from the coding sequence GTGACCCTTTCCGTAACGGTGCTGGCAATCGATTCGGCAACGGATGCGTGTTCGGCCGCCCTGTGGCGCAACGGTGCGCTTGCCGCGCATGCGTTCACCCGGCGGCGGCACGGCCATGCCGAAATCCTGCTGCCCATGATCCGCGACGTCATGGAGCAGGCCCGGCAGGCCTTCGCGACACTCGACCTGATCGCGACAACAGTGGGACCCGGCAGTTTCACGGGGCTTCGCATCGGCCTGTCCAGCGCGCGGGCGCTGGCGCTCGCCGCCGGCAAGCCGATTATCGGCCTGACCACGCTCGAAGTCGTGGCGGCCGCGCAGCCGGCAACCGGCGACCCGCTGCTGGTCGCCATCGATTCACGGCGTGAGGACATCTTCGTGCAGTTGTTTTCATCTGACCTGTCGCCCCTTTGCCCGCCTGCGGCCATGCTTGCCGCCGATATAAAATCCATTCTGCCCGCCGGCGCCATCGCCATCGCCGGCAATGCCGCCGATGCGGTTCGACGTGCAGTTCCGTCCCGCGACCTGCGGCCCGCCGGCGGCCCGGCGCTTCCCGATGCCGGTATTCTGGCGCGCTGCGCGGCGTCGCGGTTTCCCGGCCTGTCCGGCGACGAACCGGCGCCGGGTCCGTTATACCTTCGGC